The sequence CTGTCCGGTAAAAAACGGCCGAACTTTTCGTAGAGCGACTTGTAGACGGCCTCGAAGAACTTGCAGGGGCGTCTGTTGTTCGCGTCGGAAAAAGTGCTCATCTTCAGCGGTCCCGTGAACCCGGCGTGCCACAGGTGCCTCGCTTCCGTGTTCACTCCCGTAAGGATTTCGCGCAGGGACCTGTAATTTTTGAATACAGCGAACAACAGCACGAGCAGGTGCTGGAACCCGTCGAACTTCTTGACATAGCGTTCCCCGCCAACGCTGCGGGATTGCCTCAGAATTTCGCCTTTAGAGAGGTATTTTGTGATTTGTGCGTATATCGGCTGTCCGGTAAAATTTCTACTTTCCATGGTGCTTTTGAGCTTGTTTTTGATTGCAAACTGAACAATAGTCAAAAGTGGCGACTCCCGGAAACGGAAGTCGCCTTTTTTTGTTAGATTTCAGGTTGAATTAAAAAGTTTTACCGGACACTAATAATTCATAACAAATTCTCTTTCGCATAACATCAAACGAATCAGAATCTTCTATGAGTTTTTTTTCTAGTCCCTCGTTAACTATATAAGTAAAAGCTTTTTTTGTATAACAAGTTTCTCCATTAGCGATAATATATTTTTCAATTGTTCTAGACTTAGCCAATAAGCAGCACAATTGATAATCTGGATTGATAGTATTAAAATTGCTATTTACATGAGCTCGTTGACGATGTTGGCTACTTGTTAAAAGAATCAAATTTTCTAAATACGCAGCAAGAAGGGGATATTTTGACTTCGGAAAAATGTGATGAACCTCTGTAGCTTTTCCTGCAGCAAGATCATCATTAACTTCACTAATTTCACCATGCATCTGTTTGATTAAACGGATAGCTTTCTTCACTTGATAATCAAGATAAAAATTCTCATTGATATTTTTTATTTTTGTTTTTTCTGATTCTTCTCGTGTTTCTGACTTTTTCTTTCCGGTATCACGCCAATTTAATCGATTATACATTAAATCGTACCAATTCAAAATTTTGCCATTACTTCCAGGAAGACCTTTAGAAAAAGCAAATATATTAAATACTTTATGAAACATTCTATCACAATCTATTTTGGACTGAGAAGGAGTATTTGCCGAAATAAATTTGTGGTATCGAGAGTAGATTGTATCTTTCGCTAAATTTGGATTTTCTTTACACATTGATTCATATTCATCAAAAAATCTTTTTATACCACTTTGTTCAACTACTGCTTTGAAAAAAAAGTAAAGAAATTGAAAAGCGTTTCGTTCTTTGATGGATATAAATTCAAGTACTTTTTGTTCAGCTACTTTAAATATTAGATTACGCCCTTGATTGACAACATTTAACACATGAGCGTATGCTAGCAATTTTAAAGGCTGACTCAAAACCTTATTATATTCATTTCTCGCTTTTGGGTCTGTAGGAGAAGGTTTGCCAAAAACTACTCGGCAATTTTGTTCAAAAAATGTTTCTTCCCATAAATCATTAATCGAAAATGATTTATTTGCACAACTAGTATTAAGAATACAATCTGCAATGAAGCATACAATATCAGGTGTGCATTTTTGATCTACATAACGAGCATCATGATTTATCCGAATATCAAAATCATTAAACCGATTGAAGAATATTTCTAAATCCATTTTTATTCCCCCTGTTTTATTTTCCCAAAAAAGAAAACCGCATTAGAATCAATATTTAGAGATCTAGTTCCAAAATTTCTTGCGATTCTATAAAATTGCGAAAATTCATCTGTAGCAAAATATGCCAAGTCTTTTTTTGTAATGACTATTGTTTTATCTTTTGTTTCAAGAATAGCAACAGAGCCATCTGCAATACAATTTTTAGGCAGAAAACAAGCTCTAGGTTTATATGTAAGGTTTGGAACAAGTATGCAATTATTCTTATTCAAAAAAGAGCCAACAGCAAGACCAGAAACATCATCGATATAACAGTCGTATCCTTCAATATTTTTTATTTCATTATTCCCAATATTTCTCGATTTTAATACACGAATTTTCCCTACATTTTTCGTAATCTTTTTTGTTATCGTTCGATCTCTAAAAGCACTAAATATTCCAAAAGTCATTTTTCTAGCAATTTCATCAAATTCAAGATTACGGTAAAGAAGCCAATATGGGTAAACCTTATCTGTGATATAAGATTGTTTTTGCTGAAAAATTGCATCCGTGATATAAGATTCAATGATTGTATTTTCTGCTATTTGATTATGCCATACTACAAATGCAACCGTTTCAATTTTAACACCCTTAAATCCATGTTCTCCAAAATCAATAACTTTTTCAATTTTATGATTTGCAAGAATTTTTCTCGTTAAATTGAATTCTGGTGCGCTAATTAAACTCTTTGGAACAATAAGCGAAACCAATCTTCCACAGTCTAATGATTTTTCAATAAAGAAAGAAAAAAGATTATTTGTATCCTTGTTTACCACAGTATTCTTATACATGGATAAAAGTTTTGGATTTCCCGTCAATTTTTTATACGGAGGATTTCCTACAATGATGTCGTAGATTTCTTTATTCTGATACGTCAAAAAATCTGCAACAATAAAATTGATATGTACATTTGAAGGAACATCTATAATTTTCAATAATTCTTTAACAATTGAAATACTATTTGAATCAATATCAAAGACATCTATGCAAACGTTTGGAACATCCCTATATTTTTCTATTAAGCCTGGAATAAAATTTCCAACACCTGCAGAAGGCTCCATTATTTTTAGCGATTTAAAATTCTTTGAATCAGGAAGAGATTTTAGTATTGAATAACAAATATTAGATCGTGTATAAAAAGCTTCATTATTTTCACGAAGTGCGTTTGCATATTCCGCAATTTTTGAAAGATTGATAAAGCCAAGAGTATGATGTTTACGAATGTAACACAGAATAGATTCATTATTAGATATGTTTTCATCTTGAATTAAATGAAGAATTTCGCCATCAGAATAAAGATTTTCTATTGCGAATTTGATCTTAAATGCAATCTGTTGAAATATAATTGTGGGGACAGCTTCGCCTAAATTTTGTCGAATATTGATGCTCATCTTGGCGAGATATTCTTCTTTTTCTTGCAATGGCAATGCGTTTAGTTGCACATAAGGAATTCGATTCCATTCAAAATCCTTTGGGACTGACATCATCAACATCACTTCCCTAATGCTGAATACACGATTATCAACTGGATGAATTGTATTCTGACTGGCTAAAATATCATTTCTTGTGTGGATACATGGAGGAACTTTA comes from Hallerella porci and encodes:
- a CDS encoding DNA cytosine methyltransferase, producing the protein MTEKLKTYISLFSSAGVGCFGFKKEGFDCVATVELLARRLEVQKCNQKCRYDSGYICGDMTLDETKEKIFSEVSFWRKKHNVDELDVLIATPPCQGMSYINHKKNDEKKEMKRNSLVIESIKMTKDLKPKFFVYENVKAFLGTSCLDVDGNFKSIFDAISQNLEGIYNILYKVVNFKDYGCPSSRTRTLVLGVRKDILDVSPYDIFPNRQKEKTLRQVIGHLPSLKVMGEISKEDIYHAFRKYNPIMVPWIENLKEGQGAFENEEINRRPYHIENGKKVFNVEKNGDKYTRQFWDKVPPCIHTRNDILASQNTIHPVDNRVFSIREVMLMMSVPKDFEWNRIPYVQLNALPLQEKEEYLAKMSINIRQNLGEAVPTIIFQQIAFKIKFAIENLYSDGEILHLIQDENISNNESILCYIRKHHTLGFINLSKIAEYANALRENNEAFYTRSNICYSILKSLPDSKNFKSLKIMEPSAGVGNFIPGLIEKYRDVPNVCIDVFDIDSNSISIVKELLKIIDVPSNVHINFIVADFLTYQNKEIYDIIVGNPPYKKLTGNPKLLSMYKNTVVNKDTNNLFSFFIEKSLDCGRLVSLIVPKSLISAPEFNLTRKILANHKIEKVIDFGEHGFKGVKIETVAFVVWHNQIAENTIIESYITDAIFQQKQSYITDKVYPYWLLYRNLEFDEIARKMTFGIFSAFRDRTITKKITKNVGKIRVLKSRNIGNNEIKNIEGYDCYIDDVSGLAVGSFLNKNNCILVPNLTYKPRACFLPKNCIADGSVAILETKDKTIVITKKDLAYFATDEFSQFYRIARNFGTRSLNIDSNAVFFFGKIKQGE
- a CDS encoding DUF4372 domain-containing protein; its protein translation is MTIVQFAIKNKLKSTMESRNFTGQPIYAQITKYLSKGEILRQSRSVGGERYVKKFDGFQHLLVLLFAVFKNYRSLREILTGVNTEARHLWHAGFTGPLKMSTFSDANNRRPCKFFEAVYKSLYEKFGRFLPD